The sequence below is a genomic window from Sphingobacterium sp. ML3W.
TTGCTTTTAATTGCCATTCTGTCCCTGTTTCGTCAAGTGGGAATTGTGGTGCTGCTGTTCCCGGTATTGTCCAATCAAAGGTTTGATATGGCGCTAACCTATAAAGACCTGTTTCAGCGCAATCAATACTAATATCACTATTGGCCCAGTTTCGGAAAGTAGTCGCCTGACTTTTGATATAGTTTCTTGACGTATTGTCGGCCGGTGCTACACTTTGAGTCGTCATGGCCACCGCTGTGAATATGTGCAATTTATTGAAAATAGCAGCGTAGGCTGGAATCTGATAAGCATAAACCGTTTCTGCACGAAGGTTCTTCTCTATTCCGTCAGAGTCAAAATAGGATTTCTCTTGCCATAACAACAAGCCCGTTACCTTATCATAAGTTCCTCTAGACCATTGTAGAATACCATCTTTCATGTTAGCCGTCTTCTCACACCGGGCATAACCACCCAAAAGAAATTTACCCGTACTGTCTTTAGAATAAACGGTCCAATAATTCAATTGATAAGCGACTAAGGATCCTTTTTTATCAAAATCTTTTTGTCCTAGTTGAATTCCGTTTAGGATATTCTGGTAATTCTGAAGTCCACCACTTGGATAAAGCGATGTTTGTTGTGCTAGCCCATTAGAATAATAAAACTGACTACTTCCTTCAGGAGTAGATGAAGGTGAGGCTGTTTTTTCCTTAATACCTGGCACTATTGTTACTAAAGGATATTGAGCTGTACCTATCAAACCATTGAATACGATTTGTGCTTCGGCTGAATTGGCATAATAATAAGATTGACAGAAGCTTTGAGAGGAATCAAACTTGTCTTCGATAACGAGATTAGCCACAGGAGTATCTGAAACATTCAGGTCAAAATTAATTTCATCTAAATTCAATAAATCCATGGTAGTACTTTCGTCAAAAGAATTTGCGGAAGAAGGATAGGTAACCAAAAAACGTTCGGAAGCCAACATGGTACCTGATGTATCCTCTGGTACATATGTTTTGACGTTATTTAATTTTTGTGGTTGTTGTGCAGTGCCATTTTTTAATGCTATTAAATAACTTGATGCAGTTTGGTCACCACTATCTTGATAATTAATATATCTTGCACCTATGTTTTGAATACTTTGTGGGTAATTTAAATAAGTAAGTTGTGTTGGTATCGTTCTCCAGTTACCGTCTGACCCACGGAAATATATTGTTTTTCCAACAGTCATATAATTCCCCGAAATAGTAGGGTTATTTCCGGATGGCACATTCGGTAATATAGACCATTTACCCGAATTTGGATTAAAGGTGGACCATTGATTCACCATTCCCCCACTAGCTGGAGAAAGTATGTTTACATCATCGCCAGTGGCTACATTTAGTTTGGTTAATGAACTCGAAACTGTAAAACTCTTCATATCCCACACAGACCCATACCGTTGATTTCCTCCAATATTGCGCAAAAACAATAGATTATTTGCCACTGTAGAGCCAACAATAGATGTTTTGAATATTTGATAAAGTGACATGTTATCTACGATAGGGGAACTCGAGTCCGCTGATCCAGGAGAAGCTGAATTCAAAACAAAAAAATTCTCATCCCAATTGTACAGTCGCAAGCTATAATTAAGCGAAGTACTTGTAGCAGATGTTGCAAAAGTCAATACAAGGGAACTAGGACTTGGAGATATGACCAAGTAAGCTGTATTACTCGAGTCATCAATGACGATATCCGTGTTATTTAAAAACCAGGTATTTCCTAACTTCCAAGTACCATCTGCAGTCCGGTAAAAGAGATAGTTTTTTACCTGCTTTGAATCCTGAATATAACAGCTAACTGCATAGAAATTCTGTGCTGCAGTAATCGCTGCAAATGTACAATATGAAGAATCGGGAAGTAATAGTGATTCATTTCCACTCCACCTTCCATTTTGCCAGTTATAAGAAAAGCCTTGAACTCTTGAGGTTGTATAGTCCGTATTGTAAGCTATTACAAAACTATTTCCTGCCACATAGGTAGAGCGGGCTTTGGAGCCAGGTTTTACAGTAAGTACAAAAGGTTGATTATTGTACATGATCCAGTTGCCAAATTTGAGATCTAACCCTGCATCGTCATTTCGGAATAAATACACTTCATCATTACCTGTGGCGATATTACGCATAGAAAGAGAAAAGAAATTTTCTTGTGTTTGCACCGCTATACTATCGTTTGCTGCTGCTTTGGTAATGATGAAATTTTGATTTACCCACTGCCCATTCCATGACTGAACTCTTATTTGAATGTGGTTGTTGCTTTGATAGGTAAAAACTACATAGCTAGATCCGAACCAGACACGTGGAATACTTCCTTTAATAGGATTGGTGATTTGTACTTTTTTTGATGAATTGGTAGAGGTAATGGTCTGCACTTTATATTCAAATGACGCCTTACCTCCTTCAGGATAAACAACAGCACTTAATGCTCCGGGATTTATACTCGATATATGGGTAGGAAAGTATTCGAAATTAATTGCAGGAAGTGTTACTCCACTATCTACATATTGAAATACAGATTGCAAGCACCTTTTGTATAGCAACGAATAACTAGGATCTGATGAAACTGCATTATTCATAAAGTCATAGGTAAACTTCAAGCCTAAAAGGTGACTACCATCTGCGTTTTCAACATCTATTGTATCTAAAAACAAAGTTTCAAAGCGATCTTGGTAGGCACTAGGGTTAGGCGGAGCAATTTGGGTATGCCTAGGTTGATATTCAATAATTGAAAGGCCTTCACTTGAATTTCCTGGGTTAAGCAATCCAAATTTATTTCCATAGCTAAATCTAATTATCCGTCCGTAACTATCCGTTACTTTTTCTAAATAAGAAGCCTGTGTATAAGCAAGTCCAGAGGAAATTAATTTTTGTTGTATTTTGATATATTGATATTGAACAGCATGACCCAATGGCGTAACAATAGATGCAAGATTCCAAACCAGGGGATAAAGGACTTGTGATTCACCTACATTACTGGCTCCCATCCAATTCCCCCACCTTACCCCCCACTGTGTAGCGTTCGACTGTGCATCTTGCCCCTCACCGTAAGTGTATCTAAATCCATTTTCTTTTATTATGACCCAAACCTGCTGAAAAGGATTATACTGTACCGACCAAAACTCGAAATTCCGCAGTTGGAATATCCAATTGCCATCAACAGTTTCACCTATTTTTACCATAGGATTAGCACTGCCACCTGATACCAAATAATAGGTATCATTTATTACTGACCCGCTTCCACCCTTATCTACCGTAATCATCTCAATAGGCATTTGCCAGCCTATACCCAGGACGCCTGTAGGGGATTCTGTATTCCAAGTATTCAAATTGTTTTTCACATTGCTTGAATAGAGAACAGAAAGCTTAACATCAAGTCCTTCTGGACCCGGTAAGGTTAAAAGATCTAACGGCATGGATACACAGCCACGAAACTTGTTTACACTACTTTTAATTTTCCCTATTGCCGTTTTATCAAACTCAAAAGAGTGTAAAGCAGGCGTTTCAGATTGAGCAGCACTGGTGTTTGTCGATTTATTAGCCATAACTAGTTGAATTAGGTTTACTATTTCTTTATCAGATACATGAATTACATTTCCTTTGGCTGAAAATGATCATACAGTATTGTCCTGTTTAAATACTAAACTGTGTTTCTATTTTTTCAATTGATAAAGATTCGATATGATTTGATACGGTTTTATATAATCTTCCTTCTTGAGGGAATGTCGTCATGGTGTGCCTCAAGTAAAAATCATCTGGAACCTGATATACAGTTGTCTCTTTAGCATTTTCATCCATACTTGAGTAGCAACATAACACCGGCAAGTGTTCAGGTATCGCTACACCTGCGGCAACTGGTCTTATTGTGCTGCTTAAGTTAGGAGGAGAACCATGTATTGTTCTGGTATTCATCAATAATACTTCCCCTTTTTTCATAGGAATATATTTCATATATTCAGATTCAAGAATCCCCTCGATCTCAGTATAAGGTAACATGCAAGGTGAACGATATAGATTATTTAAACGATGGCTGCCTGGCAATAGCCCCAGACAACCATTACTCCTATCTACATCAATCAAGGGGCACCAGATACTAAGTCCAACATGATGTTCTTCTTCAACAAATGTCGGATCTTGATGCAAAGGAAATTTGCTCTGCTCAGAACCTCCGCATTTAGCGACGAAGCTACCCAGAATGATCTTATAATTATTGAGTAGAGGTCGTACTCGTTGTTCGAAAATTGGTGTAATACTTTTGTTTACAAAGCGACGCATTTCTAGGTCCGGAAGCACCACGGAGGCTGCTATATCAAAACTATGCTGTTTTTCCACAATTCCAAAGGCCGTTTTTAGTTTGGTAACATCTTCTTCTGTCAGAAGGTCCAAAACTATATACCCATCTCTATGAAAAGCTGCCTCATTATTCGAGTCGATAAATAACTTTCGTAACATGATTGATTTGATTTTAATAAAATTAGGTAGTTACATCCAGTTATACATAATTTCGCTATTTAACGGTGTTTTCGAAGCAATTGTTTTTGAAAGCACCCTCATAACTGTTGCATTGGTGATGATTGATTTTCTATCTTCGTAATAAGTACCCGAAGGATTATTCCATGGTTCATAACAGAAATTATCCGTCACGCGCAGATTTGCTGAACCATACCATTGTCCATTGTCCGCCTGCCAGTTAAGTAATGCTCTTATATGTGCACCTATTTTTTGATTTGGATATTGCCTAAGACATTCAATACCAATATAGCAAGCTAAGTCAAAAGCATTGTCTATTTGTATCTGGGATGGATCATAGCTATAAGCTTCATGCGGTTCCTCCATACCTAATTTATCTAATACTTCCAACGTAATAAAAGTACTGTAGTAAGGGTTTCGCCACCAATAAGATCGCCAAAAACCAGTATGCATACGGTTTGCACCTAATGCACTTTGAAAGGGAGCAAGAAAAGTTTTTTTATCTTCGGGTAACATACCATGATATCCCCATGGAGTAACGTCCCAATGACCAGAAGCCCAAGCCTCTGGCTCTGTATATGTTGCTATGCATTCACCTTCTTTCCAATGACGTCGGAAAAATAAACGATCCTCTTCATTCACAGGAAGGTCAAGCTCGTCAAACAAGGCGACAGCCATTCCTGTCGAGTCTGCGTCAGGCCCTGTAGCAGCATTAAAGCCCCATCCTGATTGATAACTACGGTTATCAGAAAGCCATTCTGCTGCTTTTTTTGCGGCGTTCAACGCATCGATGTTACCGCTTCTTTTTCCATATTGTGCCAATGCCTGTGCTGCATATGCCGTAACCCATTGATCTGATTGACCTACAGGTAGAAAATAGTCGTCCCAACTGCCATTCTTATTTTGAACAGCTATCAGATAACGCATTGAATCCTTCAGAGCCCCCGATATTTCGTCCGATTCAGGTATACCGATTTGACTACCATGTTTTATATAAATATTAAGTCTTGGCGTATGATCAATAGTAAGCCCTAAACCGATAAAAGCAATTTGATATTCCTTGCTATTCAATATCAGTTCCATATCTGGTGATGAAATTGAATAGCGCTTGGATAAAGTTGCTATAACTGAAGACCATTCAGCAGGACTATATCTTAGGCAGTGGCCACATAAGTCAGTTTTTACATCAACAAGTACACCGGTAAGTAAGTTAAATCCGATACTCATGACCATTCCATCTGAATCTACATCATATTGTGCTGTTGCGATAGTCATAAAATCTTTCATCGCTTCGGATGAAAAAAGATCGATCTCTTTTAGGTCGGCAAAATTATAGCTGTCTCGCATCCGGAAGTAAATTTTAGCTCTTGAATTTTCAAGTGTACTTCCTTCTAGTCCCGCACTGGCTACAATGCAGTATTTTTTCAATTTGTTTATGATAACTATTGCTTCGTTCGTATTAGGTAGAATATGCATAAGCCAATTTTCTACTCTCAGCCATCCCTTTTCATGTTTTAGCGGAGCCATTTCCAGGTAAAAGGCAATACCAGGTTTTTGTGGACTCACGCCAATCCATACAAACCCCTGTTTATAAATCTTGCGTTCATCCATATTGTCTGGAAGAAGCATATCAATTGTTTTTGTAGCAATTTCTTTCAGTTCGCTAGACTGACTCTCATCAATGAAATATAACAATGTATCAATGGATGAAGAATAACGCTGTTCGGGGTCACTATGATAAGCACCAGGATCGGCAATGATACGCATTGACATTCCTTTATTCGAAGATGTTAGACAAAGCTGTAAGGGCACACCATCATTGTTAAGGCAAGAAGCAGCTGTATTAAAATCTTCAGAATCGGAGTGTATATCAAGAAGCCGATAGCACTTATCCTTTAAATAAGGAGTGTTGGCTGGTTTGAGCTGATCAGCAAGCGAAATAAGACGCTGAACTTTTTGACCTAGACGGAAGCTACGAATCATATAAATTTTTAGGATTAATAATATAAAAGTTAGTAGTACTGTAAAATCTACGGCTAATTAGAAATCAGCCGTAGATTATTGACTACTATTTATTTCAAAATAATAGTAGTAGAATAATTTTAGCCTTGCTGAATATTGATTTGAGGTAACTGGCCCGTATTGGTACCTTTAGTTCCTGCTGTTGCACCATCCCCAGAGTCTGCAGGTGATCCATTAGCTCCTCCAGGTGAACCGCCAGCACCAGCTAGGCCACCTCCTCCTCCAATTCCACCATTTCCGCCATCTCCTGGATTTCCTGCAATTGGGTAAGGAATAAACTGGCTTCCTGGGCTTAAACTTTCATAGGTTATATTGATTACATTTCCGTTACCACCATCGCCACCATTTGCACCATTACCACCATTTCCGCCTTTACCGCCATTACCACCGGCGTAACCATTACGCGAATAAGCACCAGAGCTACTGCCGTTACCGCCTTTACCGCCGTTACCACCGTTACCACCGTTACCTCCATCACCACCTTTACTGCCATCACCACCACCGCCAACCACAGTGAACGTGCCGTCTACTTGTCCAATACGCATAGTAGTAGCAGGAGAATCACCGCCTCTCCCACCTGCACTTGCATTACCACCATTGCCACCAGCAGCGCCATTCGTACCGGCAGAGCCATCATTACAGCCAGATGCCCAATTACAACTTGCATTCTGGCCATCAACACCATTCGCCGCATTAGTTCCAGCTTGACCATTAACTCCAGGAGCGCCGGATTGCCCAAGAATATTGATATCACCAATTTTTGATTGCACGGACTCTGCTTTTAACACTGCCGTTGACTTAATTAAGGAAGCAATAGAAATTTTAGCCGTAGTCTGGACAAAAATTTGTCCTCCAGGCAAAACCGTTACTGTACCAAATTGATTGTTTGTGTCCGTAATATAAAGCGGACTAGACGGACTTACAGTCACATCAGGAGAGATAGTAGACATAGTTTATATGTTTAAATGGTTAAAAAAAAATACAACGCTGTATTCAATACATTAAAATTACTTAAAAAAGAACTATTAAACATATTTATTTTTAAAAATGTGTTTAATAGTTTAATATATCCTTCACATTACTAATCAGGGCTAATTTTTTACGTTTTTTGTTTGTAACAAATGGTTTATACTCTTCTATTTTCGTGGCAATAAGGTGTCACTTACTTTACTTAATAGCCTGAAAATTAATAAAATAGAAGTGTTTCCATAAGATGCCTCAACATCAAAATGTGGAAGGTAATTACTCAGACTTCCAGTTCGTCCTGTCCATCACCAGTATGACTCTATTGTTAACAGGTAGTAGGCTAAAGCTAATAAGTTTGTATCTTTAACACTATGACTGGAGTTCATTTTCAAAGGTCCTACATCGAAAATAATGATTTGATAAACAAGTTATTATGAAATTAATCATCCTTTTTTTAAGCCTTATGATTATTTCAAGAACCTTTTTAAGAAAGAACAACAACAACTAATGTTGAAACATTAACACGGTGAATTTTATAAACTACAAGTAAAAATATTATAACAATAGATATAGCATATACACTAACTAACAATGCTATATTGACGGAAAACATGGAACATGAATGTAAGTTGTACTACTTGCTTTAGGGTATCGTGATGAAGAAAATGACTGGAATTCTAAACTTAAAAAAGTGAGGATATCAAAACAAGAGTTTGCTACTATGATCAATTGATTTTTTGGTTGATGTTAATATTAAAGCTACTTGAATAAAGTCAGGTAGCCGTTTTTGAGTTATTAGACTAGTGAATATCTAAAATGAGGTTTTGTAAAGAGTATTTCATAATCAATGACTTTTAAGTAGAAGTCAGACATTTGTCCTCAATTATGATTTAATTATTTATGAGGTAGAATTCTAAATATTAGCATAGTCTCCCTTTCAAATTCTCAAGTTTGATGGAATCTGCTGCGTCCTATCCTTAAAAAAGTGGTTAAAATGCGAAGGGTCCTCAAACCCTAATCCATAACTAATATCTGCGATGTTCCAATCAGTATGTTTTAATAGTATTATCGCTTCCTCCATTAATCTGTCTGATATGTAGTCACTTGTTGTTTTTCCTGTATAACCGCGAACTGCTCTATTCAAGGAGTTTACATGCACGCCCAAGGTTTCTGCCAATTTTCTGGGAGACCGGAATACAAAAGGATCACCCGGATCTTCAATTGGGAACTGTCGATCCAAAAGTTCGATAAAGACTTTGGCCAGACGTGTCTTTGCATCTGTTGGGGTATGCGTGTTTATTAAAGGTTTCTTTTTTACCGCAAAGTGGAATAGCTCGGATATATAATTTCTAATCAAATCATTTTTGAACTCATAATCCGAATTGTGTTCTCTCTTTATCTTATCAAAAAGTGTAATAATTTCTTCTATTTCCTCTTGCTCAAGACTAAAAATGGGTTTAAGATCCCTTGAAAATATTGGTAATTTATTTATGTGATTCCTAAAGTAGCTGTCTAGATAGTACTCCTTAAAGATTAAGTGTCCTCCCATTGTACTATCCTCCAATGATTCTATGGTATAAGGAGTTTTAGGATCGAAAAAAACAAGTCCTGCTCCTTTTGTTTCGATACTTTTATCACCATAATGCACTATAAAACGACCGTCTAAAAAGGAAATTTTATAAAAATTACGTCGTCGGTATAGAATGGGTTTCCCATCAATACACCCGTCATGAGGAATCATTAAGAAATCTGCATTGTCGTTGGAGAGTATATCTAAACGCTCTCCAAACTTATCTTCATAAAATGATTTGAATGTTTCTGTTTTTTCCAAAATAAGAAATTTACGGTGAGCGAAATACTATCATAAAATAGTTATTACATTAAATATGTACAATGTAGTAACTATTTTATGAATAATTAAAAGTAAAGCTTATCCAGTAATCCCATTAACAAAATGTAATGCCTCTTGAGTGGACACTTTCATCTTTTCAAAGATATCTTTTGTCAAACCAACGTGCATTTCATATTCGTTTAATTCAAGCTTCGCTATCATTTCTTGAATAACCCTGCTTGCCGCCATTTTTTGGTCTGAATTAATGCCTTTTGCAAAAGGAGTATCCACCAATGGAGCCATCAACTCGAATATCTTGACATTTGATTTTTGTTGTTCCAAAGCCAACCTCAGGGAGAGGCTATAAGAATGCAAAGCGGCCTTGGTAGCGCTGTAGGTGGGGTGCTGCAAATCGGGAACAAAGGCCACTCCAGAAGTGGTAATTATAATGGCCGCATTTTCCCTATCGGCCAGTATAGGCACCAAAGCTTGGGTAAGCTTTACTACTGAATGGTAATTCGTCACCATTTCAGCAATACTAACCTTGTAAGAATCATTACGACTAAATAATGTGTAATTGGTTGCGATACCAGCATTCAAGAACACCATATTTAAATTAGGGTGCTTTTCCTTAACTGTATTGACCAGTCTATCCAGGTCGTTCTCGATGGATAGATCACATACTATAATAGAAGCATTATTCAATTTAGCCGCTTCCTCTTTCAATCGCCCCTCATTTCGTGCAACCAAAATTACAGTGTTGCCCATAGCATCGAATTGTTTTGCGGCTTCGAGACCCATGCCGGTGCCTCCCCCAGTAATTAAAATTGTATTTCCTGTAGTTTTCATTTCATTTTATTTTAGTGAACTCGTTCGAACCTCTCTTTTATAAGAAGTTCAAACGAATTCATTTTTATTTCTGTACAGTCTTGCTCCGTAAACTTTTGTTCGGTTATATCGAAGTATTGATTTTCTTATCCCAAAACTCCGGAATATAAGTTCCGCGCATATAGTCCACATACTCTTGATCTGTCATTGTATTACGTGCGTTCAACAAGCGTTTGGTGTCTTCCCCAATTATATAGCGCAATCGGCCACTTTTGTCATTGGCTGCTTCTAAGATGACCTCAGCAATTTCATCAGAGGTAGATTGGGATTTTTCATTAAGCTTGCCATAGGTTTCAAGGGCGATCTTATCGAACTTTTGATAGTTGGTAATAGAATCATTTCCCCCCATATTGGCAGAGCCTACAAAGCTGGTGTCTGTTGCTCCTGGCTCTATTATTTTGACCTCGATATTCTCGGAGATCAATTCATAGGATAGGGATTCCGTAAAACCTTCTATTGCAAATTTTGTAGCGTGATATAGCGAACAGGTTGGAAAGGTTATCCTACCTCCTTGAGAACTTACATTAAGTAAGGTGCCTTTTCCGTTTTTACGAAAATGCGGCAAAATTGCTCTGGTCACGTTCAGGTATCCGTACACATTGACGTTGAACAATTCTTCAACCTGTTTCTGTGTTGCTGTCTCGAAAGCACCGAATGTACCAAACCCTGCATTGTTCATCAAGGCATCTATTTTTCCAAATTTCTCTATTCCGGCATCGATGGCTTTTTGGATGCTATTCATATCGGTAACTTCCAACTTCATTACTAACATAGCATTGGAGTTTTTAAGTTCCTCTTCTTTTTCAGGAGATCGCATGGTCGCAATTACGTTCCAGCCTGCGTTTAAAAATTTCTTTGCCGTTGCTTTTCCAATCCCGCTTGAGGTTCCTGTTATCAATATTGTTTTCATCTTTTTTTTATTAGTGTTCATTACTATTTGTCTCAATTTATATTTTTTCAATTTTCTTTTGATTTAGCCCACCAACCAAAAGTGCAGAGGCTTTTTTCAAAAGTCCAGAATCATTCAAAACCTTTTCATGTCCTTCCATGTCTTCTTGGCTATTCCAGGATTCCAGTATCTGAAAGGATAGTGCGTTATCAGATTCTTGGTAAATACTATACTCGATACAACCCTTTTCCTTAGGTGTTGAAATAGCTAGATCTTTTAAAATGTCCCTTAGATAATCTGCATCCTCGTGATTTTTAGCTTTTAGATTGACTAATAATGTTATCATTTATTAATTGCTTTAAATTTACAATACAAAGATAGCTAGTGGATTATGCTAGATTATAGTCGGTATCAAACAAAAAGTTGTAGATATCAAACCAAAGCATACCCATACAACTAAACCCTGA
It includes:
- a CDS encoding helix-turn-helix domain-containing protein produces the protein MEKTETFKSFYEDKFGERLDILSNDNADFLMIPHDGCIDGKPILYRRRNFYKISFLDGRFIVHYGDKSIETKGAGLVFFDPKTPYTIESLEDSTMGGHLIFKEYYLDSYFRNHINKLPIFSRDLKPIFSLEQEEIEEIITLFDKIKREHNSDYEFKNDLIRNYISELFHFAVKKKPLINTHTPTDAKTRLAKVFIELLDRQFPIEDPGDPFVFRSPRKLAETLGVHVNSLNRAVRGYTGKTTSDYISDRLMEEAIILLKHTDWNIADISYGLGFEDPSHFNHFFKDRTQQIPSNLRI
- a CDS encoding SDR family oxidoreductase codes for the protein MKTTGNTILITGGGTGMGLEAAKQFDAMGNTVILVARNEGRLKEEAAKLNNASIIVCDLSIENDLDRLVNTVKEKHPNLNMVFLNAGIATNYTLFSRNDSYKVSIAEMVTNYHSVVKLTQALVPILADRENAAIIITTSGVAFVPDLQHPTYSATKAALHSYSLSLRLALEQQKSNVKIFELMAPLVDTPFAKGINSDQKMAASRVIQEMIAKLELNEYEMHVGLTKDIFEKMKVSTQEALHFVNGITG
- a CDS encoding SDR family oxidoreductase, with product MKTILITGTSSGIGKATAKKFLNAGWNVIATMRSPEKEEELKNSNAMLVMKLEVTDMNSIQKAIDAGIEKFGKIDALMNNAGFGTFGAFETATQKQVEELFNVNVYGYLNVTRAILPHFRKNGKGTLLNVSSQGGRITFPTCSLYHATKFAIEGFTESLSYELISENIEVKIIEPGATDTSFVGSANMGGNDSITNYQKFDKIALETYGKLNEKSQSTSDEIAEVILEAANDKSGRLRYIIGEDTKRLLNARNTMTDQEYVDYMRGTYIPEFWDKKINTSI
- a CDS encoding putative quinol monooxygenase, which produces MITLLVNLKAKNHEDADYLRDILKDLAISTPKEKGCIEYSIYQESDNALSFQILESWNSQEDMEGHEKVLNDSGLLKKASALLVGGLNQKKIEKI
- a CDS encoding phytanoyl-CoA dioxygenase family protein encodes the protein MLRKLFIDSNNEAAFHRDGYIVLDLLTEEDVTKLKTAFGIVEKQHSFDIAASVVLPDLEMRRFVNKSITPIFEQRVRPLLNNYKIILGSFVAKCGGSEQSKFPLHQDPTFVEEEHHVGLSIWCPLIDVDRSNGCLGLLPGSHRLNNLYRSPCMLPYTEIEGILESEYMKYIPMKKGEVLLMNTRTIHGSPPNLSSTIRPVAAGVAIPEHLPVLCCYSSMDENAKETTVYQVPDDFYLRHTMTTFPQEGRLYKTVSNHIESLSIEKIETQFSI